ACCTGGGTCTCGATGATGGCGTCGGCCAGCTCTCGCACGCGGGGATCACTGATCTGGGCGCGTTCGCTGGTCAGGATGGCAATCGAGTGGTGCGGAATCATGGCCTTCATCCACGCCACGTCGCCCACGGTGGCCTGGGACCGCACCAGCCACAGCGCTCCGGCGAACACCGCGATGCTGCCGATCAGGATGCCCATGTTGGTGCGGCTGTTCCTGTACATGTTCAGCATGAATCCCAGCATGATCACGGCCATGAACGCGCCCATGTAGAGCGCCATCCACATGCGCGTCTGGCTGTAGTACACGTGGTCAAGCTGATAGGTGTTGAGGTACATCAGGCCGTACATAATCACCGTGGAGGTGGCGATCATGGCGGCAAAGCGGCCGTAGCTGCCCATCGAATGCTTC
Above is a genomic segment from Deinococcus aerophilus containing:
- a CDS encoding DUF305 domain-containing protein — translated: MNDSMDRPTDHQTPRDQSRKHSMGSYGRFAAMIATSTVIMYGLMYLNTYQLDHVYYSQTRMWMALYMGAFMAVIMLGFMLNMYRNSRTNMGILIGSIAVFAGALWLVRSQATVGDVAWMKAMIPHHSIAILTSERAQISDPRVRELADAIIETQVREIAEMKALIKDLESRP